A region of the Paramormyrops kingsleyae isolate MSU_618 chromosome 6, PKINGS_0.4, whole genome shotgun sequence genome:
GGCCCAACAGTAAAATCTGCCTGCCATGGGAATGGAATGCAAAAACCTCTCTAATGTGCCAAGGTCACAGTATATTAACATGCTGGTTGGTGAGCTTGATAAGAGTCGACACTGCAGGTTCATTTACATACAAGTCTAATATATTATCCACAAAAATGTACCCTGGAACAGTCCTCAGTAGTTAATAATAAAGCACTCTGGATATGTTAtgatagggtgaccagataacccatgtcatcccggacaccttgagctaggacaggatttgtaagctaccatttcaattaaaaggacctggatctcacttaagcaccgagttcttgctgtgtgctgattggtcagtctcctataaccatgcacgtgtcactaatgttaatgtgaaacagctggatgagtctttcagtcaaggaaacaaaccagtcaaagcacaagaagaacttaATTTAGCCAAGCGCAGGAGCCTTTCGGTTTTAAGGTAGTCTGTAAACCCTGAAGTAGCTCAAGGTGTCcgggatgacatggattatctggtcaccctatgttATGAGAGTAACGCAACTTTTCTTTTGGCTAATGGGCCATTGCTTATCCTGATATTTATGATATGCACACATATTGATGCACGCAGGTATTTTatagaacaaataaaaataaaatgttgtgaTACTACAGTCTGGGGACGGGGGTTCGTACACCCAATCGGCGAAAACACTATCGCTTAAGCACCCTGTTAAGGCACAGTTCAGAGATACCTTACTAAGTAAGTCTGTGGAACATGCTAAGAGACGCTGTTATTGAAGATCTCATTGCAGGTCACTTTCATTTTACCACATTCTCCCCAGCGGTACCTGTCCTCTGTAGAATCCTCCCTAATGTATGGCGAGTTCCGGATCGTTATTTCCATTCTGTTGTCCCGGAGCTCACCCTCCTCTGGGGTGTCTCGTTTGGCTTCACGTTCTTCCACcttcaaaaaacacaacaagcGACCCTCAAATAATTTTCTTGACGGTACGGGCAGGACTTTAAACCATCACCATATAACAGTGTTATTGCCAAGCTAATGCTAATCATGAGCACAGCGTGTCGCAAGCAATCAGAGAAGAAAGGTGTAACTTTCAATAAGGACTCAGGAAAAAGCTTACAATTTTCTGACGCTTCGCATCAGACTTTTCTTCCAGCTCCTTCCTGCGTTTCTTCTCCTGAAGAATCTCATCCAGTGTTTTCACCTTCCAGGTGTCTTTCTCGTCCCCCATCAGCGCTGGCGTAGCTCTGAATGCCAGGCAAAGAGGGTGACAGAGGAACACGCCAATCAGATTGCGATTACATAGGAATTTATCCAATCAGGTAAAACTTGCCTCAATTTGTGTGTCACATCACCTTACATTTGGTAAACTGCATGAGTGCAAGTCCCACAACAGCAGCATCAAACACTATTTCTTAGTAACTTCATACtaaatgtatgaaatgtacAACACAACAACAGACAGTGAGCATTATGATGGGTCTGCTGGAAAAATGTCCCAGGGCACTCTGGTTTGGGACCTAATACGGAAATACTGTGTTCTTAACGTTAGCAGTGTTAATAGTATGCGCTTAGGTGACTGGGATACTTTCACAAAAGCGGAAAATACAAAAGAATAATCTAAATAaaagttttcattttgtttgaaCACGTATCCGAGTAAAGGGCATCCTAGGTGTCACGGCCACAGTAAATAATTCCAAGAGAGTAAAAACATCTGACTATAGCTCAATAAGAATTGCTACCTTACGGATGCACAACCTAAAGGAAACAGCTGACTAGAGTCTGACATCTGAAACGAATAGCGCCCATGTAACTGTCAAAACACACCGCCAGCTGGCTGTGGAGGTGGGGGCCTGTTCATCCTGCTCCCGGTAAATGTCTCTCAACAACCACGAGGAGAACTGATCAGATTAAGTACTTAACAAATTATAATTCACTCACTAAGGTCCGGGGTACATATCATAAAATCTTCGTACATCTAAAATGCATCGGTGGACACTTCTACTGTTCAGAATATTTTTAGCATTTTACCCATTTTACCTTTAAACGAAATAAACATCAGTTGACGAAGCATACTTCTAGGCCGAAACCAAAATTTCCATATAAATGGTTTTATACTAAAACAAAATCACATATACTTACTCTTACAAATCGTTTCAGCGAATAACATAAATTCAGATAATGCTGCTCggttacaaaaaaaaacgaatCATTTCACTAACCTGTGAATTTCCCCCGCGCACTCCACCACCGCGGCACCAACAAAACGACAAACTTCCGGTCTAAGCCGATTTGAAATGACGTATTTCCTGTACGATGAAGCGCGTAGTCCGCGTACCGCGTTGCGGCCATTCTAAAGAGAATAAACTGCGGTGCTGCCGTCTAGCGCACTGAAGGTACACATTGTAATGCTCGTACTAATcattgcattttgtgttaggctTATTGTTCTCAGTGTTTGAGAGATTTGCAGATTTGATTTCTGCACTGGGCTGCTTTCCTCAAAAAAATTTTGTAAAAATTTTGTTGACATGCATTATGTACTATGAAAAAGTGGCCTGATATATATGCTCTACACACTTGTTGAAGTGTAATTTGAGTTTTAGATTGTTTTGGAATCTAATCATTTCTGATCATTTGaatttttaagattttttattttttttgctggtgaccctgctttctgaaaatgtatgttactttggataaaTGCATCTACTAAATACATGTAACTTATTGCTTTTTAAAGTCCAGTCAGGATAATCTAAAACAATATGTTGACTTCAAAACGACAACCTAtctgcatatactgtacagttgGTTCGAGGTTAGCTTTTCAATTTAATGATCAACTTAGATCATTTAAATGTCTTCAATAAAATAGTTCTGCTCAACTTAGATTTTACAACACAACTAAAATAATAACAGTTATTTGAGTTGGGAACTTAAACTTTGTCAAATTGATcatattttttgcagaaatttATGGCATTGTAGTTTTCTCAAAAAACCTTAACTGAAGCTTGCAGAAGATGCCCCATTTCTGGAAGAGATCTGGGCATCGGACTTCCAGTAGAACACcagaagttctcagatgactCCTCCATTGTAGGAGACATCAGCAATGGCGGAGAGTCAGAGTACAGAGGACTAGTGCAGGTGGTTGGAAATGTCAAAGAGCCCGTGAAATTAGTCACCATCCAGGGGGAAGAAGCAGCACTGGTGCAGGGCTACGAGGACCTGGGGCTCCACTGGAACAGCATGCTGGACTGGACAAACAACAGAGCGGTGCTGTGCAAGATTAGATTATGAATAATGCTGCCCATCTGCTCCAGGGGGCGCTATGCTGGCACATCTTTATTCACTGACCAGAGGTAGGAACAAGTCATTGACTTTGGCTATATTCAGGTTGGGTATGAGGAATATACCATATACTTATAACTATGTTGTGGCAgttaattagaaaaaaaaattataatcagACTTGTTTAGGACGTGTAGCTTAGGACTTGGGACACTTGATACTAGACAATCTTGACTCGAGACTTGTTGGTTTAGACTCGGGACGTGACTCGGAACTGGAGGATCAAGGCTCAACACTTGTTACTTGAAAGTCAATGACTTATTCCACCACGTCGTACTGAGAAGATCATCTGGGGATTCTTCCTGTCTGCTGTCACCAGGCATCACAGAACATCCTCTGggaatccaccccccccccccctgacagcCACATGTCTGGTACTGACCTACCTTTGCAGGAGATAAAGTCCAGCATGACACACTTTTTTTCTTATTCCTCATACACcttctgtatttttttatgtCTTTACATAAAATACTTTCTCTTGATATTAGGATTGTGTACACTTCACCTACCTTGCTACCATATCGACAAGAATTCCCTCTGGATTAAATGAGGTTCATCTTCTCTTGTATTTGTCTGTTTCAAGGGCAATAAGAACATAGGTCTGGTTTTTAATATAGATTAATCATGCCCACCCTGAATTTAGCTGAAGATTTCACACTGAGATCAATACTGTACCTATAAAACACTCCCAAAAATGAACAATTCATATTTTAGTTGTACTGGCTCTCCTGTGATAAAACAGTACAGTCATTCCTCAGCTCACAAACTTAATTCGTTCGAGGACTCAGTTGGCGACCCGAATcaatttttcccatttaaaataatataaatacaaataatttgtTCGAACCTCAGAAACACTgaaatttttcaattttttgatgtttttctgTGAACAAGAAAATAGACTTAAATTAATATCACCTCAAATAGCAAAAAAGGGAAAGAGAGAACATACGTTACGGAATGCGGACCAGTACACTACTGAGCATACGCTTGTTGGCGGGCTGGTCACTCGAAAGACGCCAAAACACGGAAAAGAACCACAAAACATCCCTCAAAAAACTAAAGAATTAACATTAAAAGACTGAGTAACAGTcaaaaacagtaataaaaaaaaaaaacagtaattttgaaaatgtgattatactgtatattattttcATATGCCTAAAGTTATGTACATTTCGTGATGCCACGTATTGTATGGCGATGAACTTCTTTGTTTGTACTGTGAACAAACAATGCACAGTTGCCACTATGTGTGAATGGAGAATATAACAAATAGGAATTAATTTATGTTATTAATGAAGTactgtaattttatgtatagaTATGTGACTGTTAAAAACCATCACAAACATGTTTATCAATCACCGAAAGGTACCGCTATAACAGAACGTTCTCTCTTTTTTCAGATATTCGACCTCTGAAGAGATATAATAAAGACATACATCTACAACAAGTTTTTTTATACATTCCACAGCCGTTCTTGGGCATGATGTACACTTCTTTGTGTTTCAGGTGATTTTTTTGGGGCGCTTTTGGGGGATGCTTGTGTGTTCGCAGCCTGAAACACGGTTTGCGAACCAGTGCAAAAAAATTTCAAACATCTGGTCTTTAACCTGATTTGTTGGTGAACAGGACTGTTCATGGGTCGAAGTACCACTGCAATTTCTCAACACATAAGGGAACATTATCCTGCTCACTGTTTTTATGATTAGATATGTTCAGATATGTTCAACTcctttataaaaagaaaatcactgAAATTATTTATTGGTGGGGAATAAAAAATTATCACAGTGTCAAAACTGCTGATACAAAGTTCATGTTGTAAACATGAAATGTACTTTGGAATGTACAAACATAGGGTTAAGGCTTCTACACATacatggagttttttttttttttttttaaaaaaaacaatcttttGTTAGAATTACGAGACCGATACTCCACAACAATATCAATGTGCCGTAATTCTGGTGAACTTTAGAAGCTTACGGacatatttacattacattgtaaTGTGACTGCATGTAAAAATGAGTTACACATTGGTAAAAAGATTTACAGAGGAAACACTGAGAATGTTTAAGTAGGCACCTTTATGTGTTACAGAGCAACAGCACGATATATCTCACGCACTGAATTAGACAGCTCATgcatgtagaacacacaacgTGAACTTCCCGACGTGATGATCTTAAAATCGCCATCTCGCTTGTGCTGTGCTCTAATCCACTATTATTTTACATAAGTACAGTATTACTTTAATTGCTTTCGGAGGTTTGAAAGTTTACATATTAAGcatcaaactaccttcaggtcacatgactctgcAATAAAAAGGTCATTTTATCAATACCACAGTGAAGAAACACTGCAAGGTTCCAAAATGGGAACCTACAGATTATTATAAAAATAGAAACAACTCACGAGGTCATGCAAAAAGGGGACTGCATTTTTCCTTGTTATCTGGCATTTTCCCTATGAGGCTCTCTGTTCTTGCTGGTCATACAATGTGGACTCCACTTTATgagacaaaaaacaaacacttcCAAAACAGAAACAATGTGATAcgatccaaaaaaaaaaaaaaaaaaaaaaaaacttaatgcTGGCTTGTTGCCATAGTGACCCCAAGAAACACCACCAAACTGTCCAGGGAGAGAGTGTCAGTGTGGCATAGATGCAATCAATGGCAGAtactagctatttatttaagAAAAGACGTAATTTAATCTGATCGAGAGAACAGACTGAAAAAGATAAATATCCCAAGTTCAGCACTGCTGCTCGTTAAGCAGAAATATCACCGGTGGTGTGAGTTTCAGGTCTGATGGATCTGCAGGCTCAGAAATCGAAGGGAAACCCTTTCAGACCTGGAAAAAGTGTCTGCAGTCCTTGGGCCTTCTACTTTAAAAGTCTTCCATCAATTCTCAcgcaaagaaaaacaaacaaaaaaaaatctgtagaaACCCGAGTCGTCCATTCTGCAGCTTTCTTGCTAATGGGTGGTTCATTCCTGTTTAATAATCTGCTGAAAGACACCCTGGCATGCAGGTACCCACCCTGTGTACCCCCCCCATACATCAGAAAGTGCTTTCTTCCTCCTCTACCTCCgcttgttttaaaaaatgtatagtCAGTAATTAATATGGTCATTTTTAGCATTGACATGAAAGAATGTCCAAATTATTTTGCTCTCTTGTAAGATCAGGATATCGGTTTAAACTTCATCctgaaacagaaacagaaaacaggaACAGAAAATCTAAACTGGGTGCCATCCGCACATCTTCATTGTGTGAAACCACAGGAATTCCACCGTATTCACGGGACTGACCAAACACTCCAGGGTCCCTTCGCATGGCAGGATGAAGCTAAGAGAATCCAAATCCAGATCatagcccccctccccggcaGTCCCCCAGTCCCCCGAGGTCTGTCCCCTCGGCACTACGGGGACGCCTTGATTTCGCTCTCCTGGAGCAGGGGTGTGTGGTTGGCCTCCGCAGCCTGGGCGCTGACCTGGGCCAGCAGCGCTTTCCTCTGGACCTGCTTGGCCTTGTTGTACAGCATGACGCCGATGATGACCAGCACGGTGCCGGCCGCCGACAGCAGGGTCACCTGGTTGCTGAACACAATGATGCTCAGCCAGATGGACAGGGCGTGCTTGACGGTGCTCGCCACGCTGAGGGACGAGAGGGGGGGTCACTCAGATTAGCCTTAACAGCACATTAGCCAAAGTACCACCTCCTGCCCAAGTCTGTTCATACAATTCCGTCAGGCGTAACACTGCTGCATTCGATATAACCAGCACAGCATTTTTCTGACATAATGCTACAACTGCTTGCACAGCTAAATATCCTCCTCCTGGTCAAATCAGCCAGCCTCCGAAACGACGACGGCCGCGTGGATTCACGGCTCGACCCCGGGGCTGACCTGAAGGTGACGGGCGAGATCCGCCCCATCAGGGCATAAGCGGTGACGCTCTGCAGGTGGAAGAGGACCCCGTCGAAGAGCAGCAGCAGAACGATGTCCTGGCTGAAGCGGAAGCTTTGGCCATCCTTCCCGATCACAGGGATGTCCTGCATCCACAGAAGCAAGTCGTCGGAATGTGCGGGAAAAGCCACAGTCCTCCGAAAGCCATCCACACCCTTTGGATAAATACTAGCTCATTCACACCCAGGCATTGCAGGTCCTATAATGCCTAATCAAACAACAAGCAAACCTCCAGTCTGCGTTTTGATATGTATAATCACTCTTTGTTTGGCGACAATCAAATTCGAGAAGCCGGACAGCACACACCGGAGTGAGAGTGATCTGAGAAGTGTAATGTACGGGCATTAGCCACTGCATGGAGTGTGCAAAATGTCTGACTTCATCCAATCCTGGGCAGCCGGGTGTCAAGAACGTACTTCATTAAGACGACACTGCTGTCGCAACAGTGACAGATAACAGGTTAGCATTCTGATCCCCTCTTGATTCTTTAATagctaatatttattttaatactgtAATCTGCTTCTAGCCCTCACTGCAGTGTAAACCCAACCGCAGAACGGTCCCATAAGAGTAGCGATGTTCTGAGCTTTCAGGATCTGCTGCCGGTTCCTCAAACACAAAGTGCCACATGTACGCGGGGGGACTGGCCGCCATTAACCTGCTGCTAGGGAGCCGCCGTCACATACCAGCAGGAAAATCCAGGCTGGGATGAGCATCAGGACCGCAGCAGCACTGGTGTAGAACTGCAGCTCTGGAGGACTGGGCAGAAAAATCCGACCATGACTGCAATGTCCACAATGCTGTGAAATGTGCTCTCTCCCGAAATGCTAACCAGCTcgtcttacacacacacacacacacacacacacacacacacacacacacacaggacaatTCATTTTGTAATCATATTTAATattcaaatatttaatttgtttgaATATGAAGACCCAAATTAACTGAGCAGTGAGAACTGTGACAGTCAATTATTTGCGGAGAACCAGAGCATAAGATGGAGACTGAAGACAGTAACCCACTACCCCCCAATCCTCTGCCAGACAGAGAGCTCTGTCCCTTGGAAATGTCATATTCTGCTCCAGCGGACCCCCGCGTCAGAGCTCATCTGACAGCCAGCATGCATTTCTGCAGACAGATTCTATTTCCATCCACATATTAATAACTATCAGCCACTTCCTTAGTCGACGCTTCCCGTCACAAATTCTGCAATCTGCAGTATTTTATGCCGTTTTCCACTAAAGACAATTTGCATGTGGCAACAGCCTGTTAACATTCTTTGAGAATTTCAGCTTTCTATAATGCGCCATTTAAACCATAACTGCTGAAACCCATTTAACTGACGTGTGGGGAACCGACAACGAACTAACCTGAATTTGTACTTATCGCCACTTAGAAGCTTCTTGGAAAAGACATTCTGTAGGCTGTACGGGGAAAAGAGGAAGTTGAGATAGGAAGGTTAGCTCTGTAGGGCATGCAGGGCCACAGTCTGCTCCCAGCCACAGTCTGCTCCCAGCCACAGTCTGCTCCCAGCCACAGTCTGCTCCCAGCCACAGTCTGCTCCCAGCCACAGTCTGCTCCCAGCCACAGTCTGCTCCCAGCCACAGTCTGCTCCCAGCCACAGTCTGCTCCCAGCCACACTGGCCGCCGCCTTACCAGTCCATGATGTTGGTTGAGAGTGCAGCGGAGAAACCCAACAAGTTGAAACTGATCTCAGTGGCGGTGCAGAGCGCCAAGCCCGCCATCACCGGGAAGAGGGACAGGTTCACCCACATCCCTGTAAATGCAGTGTGAAAGTCAGCCCTGGTTAGCGGCGCGGCTACGCGGCTCAATACACACGCCAGTGATGCATGCCGACTTCAGCAGCACCAAGATGCATTTAATGATACTGAGCCATTGTATACAGAGTGGCTACATAAACATGCCCCAACCCAATACAGCAAATGCTAATTATTACTATTTAGCTTTTATCAGAGGTGGGAACAAGTCATTGACTTTCAAGTAACAAGTACGTCAAGTGTTACCACTCAAGTTCCAAGTCAGAGTAAGAACAGGCAAGTCAAGTCAACAGTCTAACACCAAGTGAAGTCCAAAGTCAGCAAACCAAAGTCTCAAGTTCCATGCTACAAGTCTGAGtatagtttttttcccccccccaatttaaacttttttccAAAGTTATACAGTACAAACTATCTTGACTTGAGAATTGACTCAAAACATGCTTGTTTTCACATGGGACTTGAGTGACTTACTTGATACTGTGGTATCTAAGGTCTTTGCTCCTAATGACCATCAAAAAGTACAATAAGTACCCCTCCCGACCCCTTCTCAGTCGCCAGCCGTCTAGAACAGTATTGTATTTACATGACTGCAAACAttattttgcacattgtaatCTAGTATTTTGTGTCTTTTGTACAGTATTGTGTCCTGTGTCTTTTGTATATGTACAGTGATTGTCACTTTTTGTCTATGCTGCTGCAACTTTTGGAATTTCCATCGGGATCAATGAAGtactaatactactactaaAGTCAAAGACGCTGGGTTTAGCGTTACCTGTATACTCTCCTAATATGAGCCTGGACATGATGACTGTGAAGATGGGAGCAGAGCTCTTCACAGTCTCAGCAAAGGAGACGGCCACATTCTTTAGACTGACCAGGCCCAGCACCACGGTGGTGAACCTGTAAAGCACATGACATCCAGCCTCAAGCCGTGTTCAGGACCTCCATGCAGACCAGAGCAGATCCCGCTCTTGCGCCTTTCCAAAGGGATAACACCTCAGGAGATTCTATGAAGATGCATAGAGATACGGCACATATACCTTCCCCCGAAAAGGAACTCTCTGTTTCTTTCTCTTGGCTCATTCAAACATTTTCAACTGACTTGCAAACATCTCACACTGCAGTCAAGCACTGGTGACACATCAGAAGATTCTGCAAACAAGACTTTGACGGCATTGCCTGGGAGCAACGAGGACCCCGCAGATCACAGTTCCAGCTGGCAGGAAATGACGGCAGCGCAGGGAAAGGCAGCTGAGAAGAGGTGAGCAGGCGGggatagaatagaatagaatagaataggaATAGAAGActgtcactatacacatgtacaatgagatgaaaagcagctcctccagtgcaaacatgtatgtagaacaacaacaaacaaagcaaaaagtTCTGCAGTgatatatacatatggaagaATAACTAACTAAATAgggtttttttaaatatataaatatacagtgtGATATGCAGTGTGGATCCGGGCCGGACTGAGGGATCCTCCCCACAAACCTTCTCTCCCAAGCATTTTCAGCCCTGGCATCCACACGCCGTCTAACAAAGCGGCCGACATCCTGCTCAGGGGTCCTTACTGGAACGGCGGTCATGGTTTTTACAGAATCCTGGCTACGCTCCATGATGCCGGACACAGCTGGCATCTCACTCTGTCCACCAGCGGTAGGCACTGTTCCTCGGATCAGGAATGCCTAATAAGAAGGAAGCCCGCTTGCTCGCCATGCCGGTTCACCGGCATTATTACAGCCACGTGCATAACAGCACATGCTAACGCTAAAGCAGCACTTGGCGATCCGCTAGCAGCTATTAGCAAATAGCAAAGCACGTACCCTGAAGGGGCCTTTATCACAGCTGCAGAGTTTAGTCAGGCTAGAATATAACTGACATGTAAAATGTCCAAcaaaaggcacagacacacaatcaTGTTTACAGAAAGATGAACACAAAGCCTCAGACACTCCCACTGGGGTCAGAATGCTCACATCTCTCTGTTCTTAACCATGGCCTAGAAACCACCAAAAATCACGGCAAAACCATTCATCCGTACAGTAAAGACAGCTTAAGGACTGCTCTGAATGCACACACTGGGACTTATTTGCACAACACAACACAGACGAGGGGAACACGGACATCGCGGATTACATATCCAAAGTACCGGGTCCTCCATAAAAACCACTGCCAACAATGTCACTGTTGAAAAATGCGTTTGGGTGTTTCCTAACGAGAAACCCAGGATGACTAATGAGGTTCAGAATCTGGTGAGAGCTCACAATGCAGCAGGAAACCAACAGCGCCGGCAGGTCCAACCTGAAGAGAGACATCAACGGTGCCAAGGCTCCCTGCAGAAAACCCCTCCAAGGAGAAACATTTCAAAAATAACAACCCCCAACAGCTACAGCAAGGTACCCGAACCATGAGTGATTTCAAAGTCAGGaccgccaccccccacccccacaagcAACAGCATCTTGTGAACAGAGATGCTAAACTGCATCTTTACATGCTTTGACAAAGGAAATAGCGGCAATGTAATGAGAGGCTTGCCAAAGAGAAACAATCAAGCATTCATATCATACACACATTACTCAAGATACACACTCCACAGTGCGGAAGCCCAGAACACACCGACAGGTTCATAGGTACAGCACTCAGCCATCCATCTCTGTCCCAGGACAATGTCCCAGTGTGCCTCAAGTCAGCAAACATCGTACCTGTGCCAAAACTCACAGTCCTCAGTAACTGTCATCAGGAGAGATGGGGGCGGCTTTGCGGGTCAcaatgatcagaaggttgttggtttaaacCCTTTGGTTAGGAGAGTAATTATAACACCTTGAGCGTCTGCTCCAGGTGTGGCGGATAAACGGCAGACTGTGCTCTCAGCTGTGTACAACTGTGTCTCATCGCTGTGCTGGATGGGTCCTATAAGGACTGAAATCACAGCACCTGTTTTGCTCTGTACAATAACAGCAAAGgccttctgttctgttctctctATCCTGCTAATGCACATCACATTCTTTGGCTTTCAACACCAtcatctccccccccaccagcccctCTGCAGCCGAGCTTCTCAGCCTCCGGAGCAGCTGCCCACAGCCAGGCCAGACAACCCACCATGATGCGTAtcggtgggcggggctgtggcagAACCCTCTGCTTTATGCCAGGGGCACCACTATTGAAAAGAAAGCAGCACTTTAGAAGTCACCAGCACAGGGACCCAGCCAGTCACCAGCACAGGGACCCAGCCAGTCACCAGCACAGGGACCCAGCCAGTCACCAGCACAGGGACCCAGCCAGTCACCAGCACAGGGACCCAGCCAGTCACCAGCACAGGGACCCAGCCACCTACCCTGGAAGAGAAGCACAGGGCTCAGAGTTTTGGgatgcgcacgcacacacacacacacacacacacacacacacacacacacacacacctctgctTTGGCTCCATTTCTGTAGTAGCAGTTATGCACATTTCATTTATAATAAAGctttcagattaaaaaaaaaaacctttatatAGCTTTCAAAAATGACGTGCAATGAAAAGCAAATTTACTTAACAAGGCAGGATTAAATACACTTATTTTACTATTTTGCAAAGTTCCTGAAGCTCAGAATAAGCAAACAAAAGCCTTGGAGGTGCGACATCAGTATACATTCATTTTCAAGAAGCTGCCACACTCTAGATGTGCAGGGCAAAGCCGCCCCCCCTGGACGTGCAGGGCAAAGCCGCGCCCCAATGGATGTGCAGGGCAAAGCCGCGCCCCAATGGACGTGCAGGGCAAAGCCACGCCCCCTGGATGTGCAGGGCAAAGATGCACCCTCTAGTTGGGATACCAGACTGTTACATGGTGCACAGACTCGCACAGAGCAGCAGTCACTGAGTAATCTGATCATGTGCGTCTTGGGGTCATGTGGAGGACATTCTCACACTGGCTGGGGAGTGCGGACACTTTCACAACAACATGCGACGTGGAAAGGAAAGCCGAGTCACCTCATCAGTCCCACGAAGAGCATGATCATGAGGAAGTTGGGTGGGTACTCCACCCTGGATTTGTGCTGGTACAGACAGCAGGGGACGTACATCTTCATGCAGCCAATGACCGTGGTGGAGAGCATCTGAACCGCACCTGAGGGACCAGATTCAGCATGACGAGCGGCCGCCAAACCCGCCGGAATGCAGACTTCAATCCCTTCGTAGCCTAATCTTACAGATGCTACAGGGCTCTAAAATACACTttgctgtttaaaaaaaaaaacaggtgctggGTAGCATCAGTAAACTCTGGGGCTACATTTCTAAATGCCCTTTAATACAAAGGAAATGCAAATTAAAATGAGTATTTTGCAGAAGACGTCTACTCTTGAACTGAAAACCACAGCCTTGAAAAGCCACGCACCGCAGTGTCACTTTCAAAcggaaaatattgttttattccTGCTCAAGCCGATATTCTTTGCTACAttactgcactgcactgcagtaGCTTCCATAATCTGAACACATTGCTTCCATTTTTCAGCCtttagaaaaacaaaatcaagccAGCAGACGAAAAAGCTGCCAGTAGTAACGGGCTTTACGGCGGTTTTCCGCTTCGCCGCTGCTACATCACGACCCGACAGACATCCCGAGACCCCGAATAAACAAAGG
Encoded here:
- the LOC111834350 gene encoding solute carrier family 35 member E2A isoform X1, translating into MPAVSGIMERSQDSVKTMTAVPVRTPEQDVGRFVRRRVDARAENAWERRFVGRIPQSGPDPHCISHCIFIYLKKPYLVSYSSICIYHCRTFCFVCCCSTYMFALEELLFISLYMCIVTVFYSYSILFYSIPACSPLLSCLSLRCRHFLPAGTVICGVLVAPRFTTVVLGLVSLKNVAVSFAETVKSSAPIFTVIMSRLILGEYTGMWVNLSLFPVMAGLALCTATEISFNLLGFSAALSTNIMDCLQNVFSKKLLSGDKYKFSPPELQFYTSAAAVLMLIPAWIFLLDIPVIGKDGQSFRFSQDIVLLLLFDGVLFHLQSVTAYALMGRISPVTFSVASTVKHALSIWLSIIVFSNQVTLLSAAGTVLVIIGVMLYNKAKQVQRKALLAQVSAQAAEANHTPLLQESEIKASP
- the LOC111834350 gene encoding solute carrier family 35 member E2A isoform X3, giving the protein MYISLQNFLLCLLLFYIHVCTGGAAFHLIVHVYSDSLLFLFYSILFYPRLLTSSQLPFPALPSFPASWNCDLRGPRCSQAMPSKSCLQNLLMCHQCLTAVFTTVVLGLVSLKNVAVSFAETVKSSAPIFTVIMSRLILGEYTGMWVNLSLFPVMAGLALCTATEISFNLLGFSAALSTNIMDCLQNVFSKKLLSGDKYKFSPPELQFYTSAAAVLMLIPAWIFLLDIPVIGKDGQSFRFSQDIVLLLLFDGVLFHLQSVTAYALMGRISPVTFSVASTVKHALSIWLSIIVFSNQVTLLSAAGTVLVIIGVMLYNKAKQVQRKALLAQVSAQAAEANHTPLLQESEIKASP
- the LOC111834350 gene encoding solute carrier family 35 member E2A isoform X2, translated to MATGGGLFSSFRGRQEVVLARSESSPGEQVLKITITETTVIEADSGVWNPKSLTYLTIWYFFSFCTLFLNKYILSLLEGEPGMLGAVQMLSTTVIGCMKMYVPCCLYQHKSRVEYPPNFLMIMLFVGLMRFTTVVLGLVSLKNVAVSFAETVKSSAPIFTVIMSRLILGEYTGMWVNLSLFPVMAGLALCTATEISFNLLGFSAALSTNIMDCLQNVFSKKLLSGDKYKFSPPELQFYTSAAAVLMLIPAWIFLLDIPVIGKDGQSFRFSQDIVLLLLFDGVLFHLQSVTAYALMGRISPVTFSVASTVKHALSIWLSIIVFSNQVTLLSAAGTVLVIIGVMLYNKAKQVQRKALLAQVSAQAAEANHTPLLQESEIKASP
- the LOC111834350 gene encoding solute carrier family 35 member E2A isoform X4, with the protein product MPAVSGIMERSQDSVKTMTAVPVRTPEQDVGRFVRRRVDARAENAWERSCLSLRCRHFLPAGTVICGVLVAPRFTTVVLGLVSLKNVAVSFAETVKSSAPIFTVIMSRLILGEYTGMWVNLSLFPVMAGLALCTATEISFNLLGFSAALSTNIMDCLQNVFSKKLLSGDKYKFSPPELQFYTSAAAVLMLIPAWIFLLDIPVIGKDGQSFRFSQDIVLLLLFDGVLFHLQSVTAYALMGRISPVTFSVASTVKHALSIWLSIIVFSNQVTLLSAAGTVLVIIGVMLYNKAKQVQRKALLAQVSAQAAEANHTPLLQESEIKASP